GCGCTGCCACTCAACGTCGCTGACGAGGCGGCCTGGGCAGAGGTCGTCGCGAAGACCGTGGCCGAGTTCGGTAAGGTCGACATCCTCGTGAACAACGCCGGCGTGCACAAGCCGCTCGGCGTGCTCGAGACCACCGAGAAGGACTGGGACTTCGTGATGGACATCAACGCGAAGGGTGTCTGGCTCGGCATGAAGGCGGTTATTCCGCAGATGCAGGCGGCCGGCGGCGGTTCGATCGTGAACGTGTCGTCGATCGCGGCGTTCATGGGCGGGATGCAGGCCGACGGCGGCGGCATGGCGTATTCGGCATCGAAGGGTGCTGTGCGGTCGGTGACCAAGCACGTCGCGCAGATGTTCGCGGCCGACAACATTCGCGCGAACACCATCCACCCGGGCCCGATCTATACCGGCATGGCCAAGGCCACCGGCATCACCAAGGAGCAGATGGGCGAGGTCTACGGCGCCGGCACGCCGATCCCGCCGCACGTCGGCGACCCCGAGGACATCGGCTACGGCATGCTCTACCTTGCGTCGGACGAGTCGAAGTTCGTCACGGGTGAAGAGCTCGTGATCGACGGCGGGTCGATTACGCACTAGGTCTCTAGGCCACGGCAGAGTCCGTGGCGGTGGATGCGCTGCCGAGTTGGTTGCGCATCCACCACGTGGCTGCATGGCCACTGCTTAGCTGCATCGCCACCGTTTGACCGCGAAGCCACCTCTTGGCCGCGCGCCCCGGAGAAAATTGTGCACGCCTGTGCGCGACACGCTGCGACACACCGGGGCTTCTGCTCAGGCGTGCACTTTTTCTAGACGTCCGAGCGCGTCGACCCGTCCGCGCGGCCGCTACAGCCCGAGCGAGTTCTGCGTCGCGCGGAGTGCCTCGGCGGATGCGCGGAACTGGGCTAGCTCTGCATCCGAGAACGGCGTGCTTGCAACGGGTGCAGCGCCGCTGCCCGACACGATGCATGGTACCG
This DNA window, taken from Gulosibacter molinativorax, encodes the following:
- a CDS encoding SDR family NAD(P)-dependent oxidoreductase, which produces MGRLTDKVAIITGAASGMGLAGAQLFAREGAKVVMTDVSADALETESAALKETGAAVLALPLNVADEAAWAEVVAKTVAEFGKVDILVNNAGVHKPLGVLETTEKDWDFVMDINAKGVWLGMKAVIPQMQAAGGGSIVNVSSIAAFMGGMQADGGGMAYSASKGAVRSVTKHVAQMFAADNIRANTIHPGPIYTGMAKATGITKEQMGEVYGAGTPIPPHVGDPEDIGYGMLYLASDESKFVTGEELVIDGGSITH